One segment of Geminicoccaceae bacterium DNA contains the following:
- a CDS encoding ABC transporter permease: MMARIAPVAVVLAVIAIIWYVATFFLNMPFQLDTYGRAERSDWTVGELVVDTMSQERPVLPAPHQVAIEIWATTVDKKITSKRSLVYHSAITLSATLLGFVIGTALGILLAVAIVHNRSLDASLMPWIIASQTIPILAIAPMIIVVLNAIGIQGLLPKAFISTYLSFFPVAVGMVKGLRTPEVIHLDLMRTYNASRWQVFWKLRWPSSIPFLFTSMKVAIAISLVGAIVGELPTGAVAGLGARLLAGSYYGQTIQIWSALIAASLLAAMLVAIVDVANRIVLRRMGLAS; the protein is encoded by the coding sequence ATGATGGCTAGGATCGCGCCGGTTGCCGTCGTTCTCGCAGTCATTGCCATCATCTGGTATGTGGCGACCTTCTTCCTCAACATGCCATTCCAGCTTGACACCTATGGCCGAGCCGAAAGGTCGGACTGGACGGTGGGCGAACTCGTCGTCGACACGATGAGCCAGGAACGGCCGGTGCTGCCCGCACCGCATCAGGTGGCCATCGAGATCTGGGCGACGACCGTGGACAAGAAAATCACCTCGAAGCGCAGTCTCGTCTACCATTCGGCCATAACCCTGTCCGCCACCCTTCTCGGCTTCGTGATCGGTACGGCGCTGGGAATACTGCTGGCCGTGGCCATCGTTCACAATCGCAGCCTCGATGCCAGCCTGATGCCGTGGATCATCGCATCGCAGACGATCCCCATCCTTGCCATCGCACCGATGATCATCGTCGTCCTCAATGCGATCGGCATTCAGGGATTGTTACCGAAGGCTTTCATTTCCACTTATCTCAGCTTTTTTCCGGTTGCCGTCGGGATGGTGAAGGGGCTGCGGACGCCCGAGGTGATCCATCTCGACCTCATGCGCACCTACAATGCTTCGCGCTGGCAGGTGTTCTGGAAGTTGCGCTGGCCCTCGTCCATCCCCTTTCTCTTCACCAGCATGAAGGTGGCAATTGCCATCAGTCTCGTCGGTGCGATTGTCGGCGAACTGCCTACCGGGGCCGTGGCCGGTCTCGGTGCGCGCCTGCTGGCCGGCTCCTATTACGGCCAGACGATCCAGATCTGGTCCGCGCTCATCGCCGCGTCGCTGCTGGCTGCCATGCTCGTTGCCATTGTCGACGTGGCCAACCGCATCGTGCTCAGGCGCATGGGACTGGCGTCATGA
- a CDS encoding ABC transporter substrate-binding protein, with the protein MTSRLATLFATTAIVLSAQAALAADTVTLQLKWVTQAQFGGYYVAADKGFYEDEGLDVTIKPGGPDIAPPQVITGGGADVIVDWMPSALASREKGVPLVNIAQPFKRSGMMLTCLKESGIKGPEDFKGRTLGVWFFGNEYPFLSWMSKLGIPTDGGPDGVTVLKQGFNVDPLLQKQADCISTMTYNEYWQVIDAGISPDDLVVFKYEDQGVSTMEDGLYVLEDRLSDPAFVDVMARFVRASMKGWEWARENPDEAADIVLENDATGAQTEKHQQRMMREVNKLTEDSNGVLDPADYERTVDTLLSGGSDPVISRRPEGAWTHKVTDAAFN; encoded by the coding sequence ATGACCAGTCGTCTCGCCACCCTGTTTGCCACCACGGCCATCGTCCTTTCGGCCCAGGCCGCGCTCGCCGCCGATACGGTGACCCTGCAGCTCAAATGGGTGACCCAGGCCCAGTTCGGTGGTTATTACGTCGCGGCGGACAAGGGGTTCTATGAGGACGAGGGGCTGGATGTCACCATCAAGCCCGGCGGCCCGGACATCGCTCCGCCGCAGGTCATCACCGGCGGTGGTGCCGATGTCATCGTCGACTGGATGCCCTCCGCACTGGCGTCGCGCGAGAAGGGCGTACCGCTGGTGAACATCGCCCAGCCGTTCAAGCGGTCGGGCATGATGCTGACCTGCCTGAAGGAAAGCGGCATCAAGGGACCGGAGGACTTCAAGGGACGCACTCTGGGTGTCTGGTTCTTCGGCAACGAATATCCGTTCCTGTCGTGGATGAGCAAGCTCGGTATTCCCACCGATGGCGGCCCGGACGGAGTGACCGTCCTCAAGCAGGGATTCAATGTCGATCCGCTGCTGCAAAAGCAGGCCGACTGCATTTCGACCATGACCTACAACGAATACTGGCAGGTGATCGACGCGGGTATTTCGCCGGATGACCTCGTTGTCTTCAAGTATGAGGACCAGGGCGTGTCGACCATGGAAGACGGGTTGTATGTGCTTGAGGATCGCCTGTCCGATCCGGCTTTCGTCGATGTCATGGCACGGTTCGTGCGGGCCTCGATGAAGGGTTGGGAGTGGGCTCGCGAAAATCCCGACGAAGCTGCCGATATCGTGCTGGAGAACGATGCCACCGGTGCCCAGACCGAAAAGCACCAGCAACGCATGATGCGGGAGGTCAACAAGCTCACCGAGGACAGCAACGGTGTGCTCGACCCCGCCGACTACGAGCGGACGGTGGACACCCTGCTGTCCGGTGGTTCCGATCCTGTCATCAGCAGAAGGCCGGAGGGAGCCTGGACCCACAAGGTCACGGACGCGGCATTCAACTAG
- a CDS encoding ABC transporter permease, whose product MMSRIAALLIGLLAIPGLMGAGQLLPAFLLLLAAIVTFRRQLPKSVEIPALALAAHVTAWTLVTDQPPPAIFWPLMLAAWMSAWLLVDRLASLDPGQLWLRRLVALVIPLIFGLWLLILWELLCRGLAIPGVLLPAPSVIGMRLATSVPILWADFRQTFLKAVLIGYVLGCGSGFAAAILIDRSPFLQRGLLPIGNLVSALPIVGVAPIMVMWFGFDWPSKAAVVIIMTFFPMLVNTVAGLAASGRMERDLMKTYAASYWQTLWRLRLPAALPFIFNALKINSTLALIGAIVAEFFGTPIVGMGFRISTEVGRMNVDMVWAEIAVAAMAGSLFYALVTMIERIMTFWHPSMRT is encoded by the coding sequence ATGATGAGCCGGATTGCCGCCCTGCTCATCGGCCTGCTCGCCATACCGGGGCTCATGGGCGCGGGACAGCTTCTCCCGGCGTTCCTCCTGCTGCTGGCTGCCATCGTCACCTTTCGCCGCCAGTTGCCAAAAAGCGTGGAGATTCCCGCTTTGGCACTTGCAGCCCATGTGACAGCCTGGACGCTCGTCACCGACCAACCTCCGCCTGCAATCTTCTGGCCGTTGATGCTGGCGGCCTGGATGAGCGCATGGCTGCTGGTAGACCGTCTCGCAAGCCTCGACCCGGGACAGCTCTGGCTGCGTCGTCTCGTGGCCCTTGTCATCCCTCTCATCTTCGGCCTGTGGCTGCTGATCCTGTGGGAGCTGCTGTGCAGGGGGCTGGCCATCCCGGGCGTCCTGCTTCCGGCTCCCAGCGTCATCGGTATGCGCCTTGCCACATCGGTTCCGATACTCTGGGCAGATTTTCGCCAGACCTTCCTCAAGGCGGTGCTTATCGGCTACGTGCTCGGCTGCGGCTCGGGATTCGCGGCTGCCATTCTTATCGACCGGTCACCATTCCTGCAGCGCGGACTGTTGCCGATCGGCAATCTGGTCAGCGCCTTGCCGATTGTCGGTGTGGCTCCGATCATGGTCATGTGGTTCGGCTTCGACTGGCCGTCCAAGGCAGCGGTCGTCATCATCATGACATTCTTCCCCATGCTGGTGAACACGGTGGCCGGCCTCGCGGCCTCCGGCCGCATGGAACGCGATCTCATGAAGACCTACGCGGCGTCGTACTGGCAGACACTCTGGCGCCTGCGCCTGCCCGCCGCCCTTCCATTCATCTTCAACGCCCTCAAGATCAATTCCACGCTCGCTCTGATCGGCGCCATCGTGGCCGAGTTCTTCGGTACACCCATCGTCGGCATGGGCTTCAGGATTTCCACCGAGGTCGGACGGATGAACGTCGACATGGTCTGGGCAGAAATCGCCGTGGCAGCGATGGCAGGTTCGCTGTTCTACGCCCTTGTCACGATGATTGAACGCATCATGACATTCTGGCATCCATCAATGCGTACCTGA